From the genome of Nicotiana sylvestris chromosome 2, ASM39365v2, whole genome shotgun sequence, one region includes:
- the LOC138886069 gene encoding secreted RxLR effector protein 161-like translates to MEASKVIDTPIAIATRLDMDETGSIVNQTMYRGIIRSPLYLTASRPDIVFSVGLCARFQSNPKESHLKAAKRILRYLKGTYDLVLYYPPGDSFNLIGYADADYAGYLVDKKSTSGMAHFLDSCLFSWGTKKQNSVALSTAEAKYVATTSYCAQLLWIKQQLEDFRPVCKTYCFSLFVFVETGMSYFKFQHHHNVFIYSFSISMSTLLLLQS, encoded by the exons atggaagcatcaaaggtgatagacactcccattgctattgccactcgactggacatggatgaaactggatctattgtgaatcaaaccatgtatagaggcattattagGTCTCCCCTCTATCTCACTGCCAGCAGACCTGATATTGTTTTTAGTGTGGGGCtgtgtgcaaggtttcaatcaaatcccaaggaatctcacttgaaggctgccaaaagaatattgagatatctcaaaggaacatATGACCTGGTGTTGTATTATCCACCAGGTGATAGTTTTAATCtgattgggtatgctgatgcagattatgcaggttatcttgtggacaagaaaagcacttctggaatggctcacttcttAGATTCATGTCTTTTCTCTTGGGGCACAaagaagcaaaattcagtggctctttcaacagctgaagctAAATATGTAGCTACAACATCCTACTGTGCTCAACTTttatggatcaaacaacaactGGAGGACTTTAGG CCTGTCTgcaagacctactgcttttctttgtttgttttcgttgaaactggtatgtcctactttaagtttcagcatcatcacaatgtgtttatttacagctTTTctatatccatgtctactttactacttctgcaaAGTTGA